In Poecile atricapillus isolate bPoeAtr1 chromosome W, bPoeAtr1.hap1, whole genome shotgun sequence, one DNA window encodes the following:
- the LOC131592200 gene encoding pseudouridylate synthase 7 homolog isoform X2, producing MEAVEMNSVSLKRPHSEDDVASADEIKRQKILEKSKAGSDSGQSIETVTEQLKDIKSEMIPNDESEEQEEEDLGDSDEDGDPESFADMMKHGLTESDVGITKFVSSHKGFSGILKERYSDFVVHEIGKDGRVSHLDDFSVPVDDEDPSEETFTVLSDEDKQRLEELQLFKNKEASVAIEVIEDTKEKRTIIHQAVKSLFPGLETKTEDRDGKKYIIAYHAAGKKALANPRKHSWPKSRGSYCHFVLYKENKDTMDAINVLSKFLRVKPNIFSYMGTKDKRAITVQEIAVLRITAQRLAHLNKCLMNFKLGNFSYKNHPLKLGELQGNHFTVVLRNITGTDDQIEQAMHSLREIGFINYYGMQRFGTTAVPTYQIGRAILQNNWTEVMDLILKPRPGAEKGYLVKCREEWAKTKDPAAALKKLPVKRCVEGQLLRGLLKYGMKNIISAFGIIPRNNRLMYIHSYQSYVWNNMVSKRIEEYGLRAVPGDLILKGATAVHIEEGDVDNYTIHDVVMPLPGFDVIYPKHKIGEAYKEMLVADNLDINNMRHKIRDYSLSGAYRKIIIRPQNVNWEVVAYDDPKIPLFTTDLDKLEGKPLPLLPVDGKFRALKMEFSLPPSTYATMAIREVLKMDTSIKNQTQLNTTWLR from the exons ATGGAAGCTGTAGAAATGAATAGTGTGTCCTTGAAACGTCCTCACTCTGAGGATGATGTGGCCAGTGCAGATGAAATTAAAAGACAGAAGATCTTGGAGAAGTCTAAGGCAGGGAGTGACTCTGGGCAGAGTATTGAGACTGTAACAGAACAACTCAAAGACATAAAAAGTGAAATGATCCCCAATGATGAAAgtgaggagcaggaagaagaggaCCTAGGGGACAGTGATGAAGATGGAGATCCAGAGAGCTTTGCAGACATGATGAAGCATGGACTGACAGAAAGCGATGTTGGCATAACTAAATTTGTTAGCTCTCATAAGGGGTTTTCTGGAATCTTAAAAGAGAG ATACTCAGACTTTGTTGTCCATGAAATAGGCAAAGATGGACGTGTGAGCCATTTAGATGACTTTTCTGTTCCAGTGGATGATGAG GACCCATCAGAAGAAACATTTACAGTTCTGTCAGACGAAGACAAGCAGCGTTTAGAAGAGCTCCAGCTTTTTAAGAATAAGGAAGCTAGTGTTGCCATAGAG GTAATTGAAGAcaccaaagaaaaaagaaccaTCATCCATCAGGCTGTGAAGTCCTTGTTTCCAGGACTGGAGACTAAAACAGAAGATCGAGATGGAAAGAAATACATTATTGCTTATCATGCTGCTGGGAAAAAAGCATTGGCAA atcCAAGAAAGCACTCGTGGCCAAAATCTAGGGGAAGCTACTGCCATTTTGTACTGTACAAGGAGAATAAGGACACTATGGATGCCATTAATGTCCTATCCAAATTTTTAAG AGTGAAGCCAAACATATTTTCCTACATGGGAACTAAGGATAAAAGGGCTATAACAGTTCAAGAAATTGCTGTTCTCAG AATCACTGCACAAAGACTTGCTCATTTGAATAAATGTTTGATGAACTTCAAATTAGGAAATTTCAGTTACAAGAACCATCCACTGAAATTGGGAGAACTGCAAGGGAACCATTTCACTGTTGTTCTCAG aAACATAACAGGAACTGATGACCAGATAGAGCAAGCAATGCATTCACTCAGGGAAATTGGATTCATTAATTACTATGGAATGCAAAGATTTGGAACCACAGCTGTTCCTACTTATCAAATTGGCAG AGCTATTCTACAGAACAACTGGACTGAAGTAATGGATTTGATATTAAAACCACGACCAGGAG CTGAAAAGGGATACTTAGTCAAATGCAGAGAAGAATGGGCAAAGACTAAAGATCCAGCAGCAGCGCTCAAGAAGCTACCTGTAAAAAGGTGCGTGGAAGGACAACTTCTACGTGGACTCTTAAAGTATGGAATGAAGAACATAATCTCTGCATTTGGCATA ATACCAAGAAATAATCGTTTAATGTATATTCATAGCTACCAGAGTTATGTATGGAATAACATGGTGAGCAAGAGAATAGAAGAATACGGGCttagagctgtgccaggagatcTCATACTTAAAGGAG CTACAGCTGTTCACATTGAAGAAGGAGATGTTGATAACTACACTATCCACGATGTAGTGATGCCATTGCCTGGATTTGATGTTATTTATCCAAAGCATAAAA TTGGTGAGGCCTACAAGGAGATGCTGGTAGCTGACAACCTTGATATCAACAACATGAGGCATAAAATCAGAGATTACTCACTTTCTGGAGCATACAGAAAGATTATCATTCGGCCTCAGAATGTCAATTG GGAAGTTGTTGCATATGATGATCCTAAAATCCCATTATTTACTACGGATTTGGATAAACTGGAAGGAAAACCATTACCACTTCTCCCTGTGG ATGGCAAATTCAGGGCACTCAAGATGGAGTTCTCCCTTCCCCCATCCACTTACGCTACCATGGCGATCCGAGAAGTTTTGAAAATGGACACAAGCATAAAAAACCAGACACAACTGAATACTACCTGGTTGCGCTGA
- the LOC131592202 gene encoding EF-hand calcium-binding domain-containing protein 10-like, which translates to MATAEEQSREYLRRHRLPELLHRLGALLLFHRPERPREFLIQVLERVKAGRRAEGEYPFLMDEANVDAMFSLLDVLGQGHIRPAQYREALKTLGLSTEDLELDDDMLITLDVFKKGMKKKMLESWSVY; encoded by the exons ATGGCGACGGCCGAGGAGCAGAGCCGCGAGTACCTGCGGCGGCACCGGCTGCCCGAGCTGCTGCACCGCCTCGGAGCGCTGCTGCTCTTCCACCGGCCCG AAAGGCCACGCGAGTTCCTGATCCAGGTGCTGGAGAGGGTAAAGGCTGGGAGACGAGCCGAGGGCGAGTACCCGTTCCTCATGGACGAGGCCAACGTGGACGCCATGTTCAGCCTGCTGGATGTCCTAGGCCAGGGCCACATCAGGCCCGCGCAGTACAGGGAAG CTCTTAAAACTTTGGGACTGAGCACTGAGGATTTGGAGCTAGACGATGACATGCTTATCACACTGGATGTATTCAAGAAAGGAAT GAAGAAAAAGATGCTGGAGAGCTGGTCTGTGTATTAG
- the LOC131592200 gene encoding pseudouridylate synthase 7 homolog isoform X4, with amino-acid sequence MEAVEMNSVSLKRPHSEDDVASADEIKRQKILEKSKAGSDSGQSIETVTEQLKDIKSEMIPNDESEEQEEEDLGDSDEDGDPESFADMMKHGLTESDVGITKFVSSHKGFSGILKERYSDFVVHEIGKDGRVSHLDDFSVPVDDEVNFEDPSEETFTVLSDEDKQRLEELQLFKNKEASVAIEVIEDTKEKRTIIHQAVKSLFPGLETKTEDRDGKKYIIAYHAAGKKALANPRKHSWPKSRGSYCHFVLYKENKDTMDAINVLSKFLRVKPNIFSYMGTKDKRAITVQEIAVLRITAQRLAHLNKCLMNFKLGNFSYKNHPLKLGELQGNHFTVVLRNITGTDDQIEQAMHSLREIGFINYYGMQRFGTTAVPTYQIGRAILQNNWTEVMDLILKPRPGAEKGYLVKCREEWAKTKDPAAALKKLPVKSYQSYVWNNMVSKRIEEYGLRAVPGDLILKGATAVHIEEGDVDNYTIHDVVMPLPGFDVIYPKHKIGEAYKEMLVADNLDINNMRHKIRDYSLSGAYRKIIIRPQNVNWEVVAYDDPKIPLFTTDLDKLEGKPLPLLPVDGKFRALKMEFSLPPSTYATMAIREVLKMDTSIKNQTQLNTTWLR; translated from the exons ATGGAAGCTGTAGAAATGAATAGTGTGTCCTTGAAACGTCCTCACTCTGAGGATGATGTGGCCAGTGCAGATGAAATTAAAAGACAGAAGATCTTGGAGAAGTCTAAGGCAGGGAGTGACTCTGGGCAGAGTATTGAGACTGTAACAGAACAACTCAAAGACATAAAAAGTGAAATGATCCCCAATGATGAAAgtgaggagcaggaagaagaggaCCTAGGGGACAGTGATGAAGATGGAGATCCAGAGAGCTTTGCAGACATGATGAAGCATGGACTGACAGAAAGCGATGTTGGCATAACTAAATTTGTTAGCTCTCATAAGGGGTTTTCTGGAATCTTAAAAGAGAG ATACTCAGACTTTGTTGTCCATGAAATAGGCAAAGATGGACGTGTGAGCCATTTAGATGACTTTTCTGTTCCAGTGGATGATGAGGTAAATTTTGAG GACCCATCAGAAGAAACATTTACAGTTCTGTCAGACGAAGACAAGCAGCGTTTAGAAGAGCTCCAGCTTTTTAAGAATAAGGAAGCTAGTGTTGCCATAGAG GTAATTGAAGAcaccaaagaaaaaagaaccaTCATCCATCAGGCTGTGAAGTCCTTGTTTCCAGGACTGGAGACTAAAACAGAAGATCGAGATGGAAAGAAATACATTATTGCTTATCATGCTGCTGGGAAAAAAGCATTGGCAA atcCAAGAAAGCACTCGTGGCCAAAATCTAGGGGAAGCTACTGCCATTTTGTACTGTACAAGGAGAATAAGGACACTATGGATGCCATTAATGTCCTATCCAAATTTTTAAG AGTGAAGCCAAACATATTTTCCTACATGGGAACTAAGGATAAAAGGGCTATAACAGTTCAAGAAATTGCTGTTCTCAG AATCACTGCACAAAGACTTGCTCATTTGAATAAATGTTTGATGAACTTCAAATTAGGAAATTTCAGTTACAAGAACCATCCACTGAAATTGGGAGAACTGCAAGGGAACCATTTCACTGTTGTTCTCAG aAACATAACAGGAACTGATGACCAGATAGAGCAAGCAATGCATTCACTCAGGGAAATTGGATTCATTAATTACTATGGAATGCAAAGATTTGGAACCACAGCTGTTCCTACTTATCAAATTGGCAG AGCTATTCTACAGAACAACTGGACTGAAGTAATGGATTTGATATTAAAACCACGACCAGGAG CTGAAAAGGGATACTTAGTCAAATGCAGAGAAGAATGGGCAAAGACTAAAGATCCAGCAGCAGCGCTCAAGAAGCTACCTGTAAAAAG CTACCAGAGTTATGTATGGAATAACATGGTGAGCAAGAGAATAGAAGAATACGGGCttagagctgtgccaggagatcTCATACTTAAAGGAG CTACAGCTGTTCACATTGAAGAAGGAGATGTTGATAACTACACTATCCACGATGTAGTGATGCCATTGCCTGGATTTGATGTTATTTATCCAAAGCATAAAA TTGGTGAGGCCTACAAGGAGATGCTGGTAGCTGACAACCTTGATATCAACAACATGAGGCATAAAATCAGAGATTACTCACTTTCTGGAGCATACAGAAAGATTATCATTCGGCCTCAGAATGTCAATTG GGAAGTTGTTGCATATGATGATCCTAAAATCCCATTATTTACTACGGATTTGGATAAACTGGAAGGAAAACCATTACCACTTCTCCCTGTGG ATGGCAAATTCAGGGCACTCAAGATGGAGTTCTCCCTTCCCCCATCCACTTACGCTACCATGGCGATCCGAGAAGTTTTGAAAATGGACACAAGCATAAAAAACCAGACACAACTGAATACTACCTGGTTGCGCTGA
- the LOC131592200 gene encoding pseudouridylate synthase 7 homolog isoform X1 produces MEAVEMNSVSLKRPHSEDDVASADEIKRQKILEKSKAGSDSGQSIETVTEQLKDIKSEMIPNDESEEQEEEDLGDSDEDGDPESFADMMKHGLTESDVGITKFVSSHKGFSGILKERYSDFVVHEIGKDGRVSHLDDFSVPVDDEVNFEDPSEETFTVLSDEDKQRLEELQLFKNKEASVAIEVIEDTKEKRTIIHQAVKSLFPGLETKTEDRDGKKYIIAYHAAGKKALANPRKHSWPKSRGSYCHFVLYKENKDTMDAINVLSKFLRVKPNIFSYMGTKDKRAITVQEIAVLRITAQRLAHLNKCLMNFKLGNFSYKNHPLKLGELQGNHFTVVLRNITGTDDQIEQAMHSLREIGFINYYGMQRFGTTAVPTYQIGRAILQNNWTEVMDLILKPRPGAEKGYLVKCREEWAKTKDPAAALKKLPVKRCVEGQLLRGLLKYGMKNIISAFGIIPRNNRLMYIHSYQSYVWNNMVSKRIEEYGLRAVPGDLILKGATAVHIEEGDVDNYTIHDVVMPLPGFDVIYPKHKIGEAYKEMLVADNLDINNMRHKIRDYSLSGAYRKIIIRPQNVNWEVVAYDDPKIPLFTTDLDKLEGKPLPLLPVDGKFRALKMEFSLPPSTYATMAIREVLKMDTSIKNQTQLNTTWLR; encoded by the exons ATGGAAGCTGTAGAAATGAATAGTGTGTCCTTGAAACGTCCTCACTCTGAGGATGATGTGGCCAGTGCAGATGAAATTAAAAGACAGAAGATCTTGGAGAAGTCTAAGGCAGGGAGTGACTCTGGGCAGAGTATTGAGACTGTAACAGAACAACTCAAAGACATAAAAAGTGAAATGATCCCCAATGATGAAAgtgaggagcaggaagaagaggaCCTAGGGGACAGTGATGAAGATGGAGATCCAGAGAGCTTTGCAGACATGATGAAGCATGGACTGACAGAAAGCGATGTTGGCATAACTAAATTTGTTAGCTCTCATAAGGGGTTTTCTGGAATCTTAAAAGAGAG ATACTCAGACTTTGTTGTCCATGAAATAGGCAAAGATGGACGTGTGAGCCATTTAGATGACTTTTCTGTTCCAGTGGATGATGAGGTAAATTTTGAG GACCCATCAGAAGAAACATTTACAGTTCTGTCAGACGAAGACAAGCAGCGTTTAGAAGAGCTCCAGCTTTTTAAGAATAAGGAAGCTAGTGTTGCCATAGAG GTAATTGAAGAcaccaaagaaaaaagaaccaTCATCCATCAGGCTGTGAAGTCCTTGTTTCCAGGACTGGAGACTAAAACAGAAGATCGAGATGGAAAGAAATACATTATTGCTTATCATGCTGCTGGGAAAAAAGCATTGGCAA atcCAAGAAAGCACTCGTGGCCAAAATCTAGGGGAAGCTACTGCCATTTTGTACTGTACAAGGAGAATAAGGACACTATGGATGCCATTAATGTCCTATCCAAATTTTTAAG AGTGAAGCCAAACATATTTTCCTACATGGGAACTAAGGATAAAAGGGCTATAACAGTTCAAGAAATTGCTGTTCTCAG AATCACTGCACAAAGACTTGCTCATTTGAATAAATGTTTGATGAACTTCAAATTAGGAAATTTCAGTTACAAGAACCATCCACTGAAATTGGGAGAACTGCAAGGGAACCATTTCACTGTTGTTCTCAG aAACATAACAGGAACTGATGACCAGATAGAGCAAGCAATGCATTCACTCAGGGAAATTGGATTCATTAATTACTATGGAATGCAAAGATTTGGAACCACAGCTGTTCCTACTTATCAAATTGGCAG AGCTATTCTACAGAACAACTGGACTGAAGTAATGGATTTGATATTAAAACCACGACCAGGAG CTGAAAAGGGATACTTAGTCAAATGCAGAGAAGAATGGGCAAAGACTAAAGATCCAGCAGCAGCGCTCAAGAAGCTACCTGTAAAAAGGTGCGTGGAAGGACAACTTCTACGTGGACTCTTAAAGTATGGAATGAAGAACATAATCTCTGCATTTGGCATA ATACCAAGAAATAATCGTTTAATGTATATTCATAGCTACCAGAGTTATGTATGGAATAACATGGTGAGCAAGAGAATAGAAGAATACGGGCttagagctgtgccaggagatcTCATACTTAAAGGAG CTACAGCTGTTCACATTGAAGAAGGAGATGTTGATAACTACACTATCCACGATGTAGTGATGCCATTGCCTGGATTTGATGTTATTTATCCAAAGCATAAAA TTGGTGAGGCCTACAAGGAGATGCTGGTAGCTGACAACCTTGATATCAACAACATGAGGCATAAAATCAGAGATTACTCACTTTCTGGAGCATACAGAAAGATTATCATTCGGCCTCAGAATGTCAATTG GGAAGTTGTTGCATATGATGATCCTAAAATCCCATTATTTACTACGGATTTGGATAAACTGGAAGGAAAACCATTACCACTTCTCCCTGTGG ATGGCAAATTCAGGGCACTCAAGATGGAGTTCTCCCTTCCCCCATCCACTTACGCTACCATGGCGATCCGAGAAGTTTTGAAAATGGACACAAGCATAAAAAACCAGACACAACTGAATACTACCTGGTTGCGCTGA
- the LOC131592200 gene encoding pseudouridylate synthase 7 homolog isoform X3, translating to MEAVEMNSVSLKRPHSEDDVASADEIKRQKILEKSKAGSDSGQSIETVTEQLKDIKSEMIPNDESEEQEEEDLGDSDEDGDPESFADMMKHGLTESDVGITKFVSSHKGFSGILKERYSDFVVHEIGKDGRVSHLDDFSVPVDDEVNFEDPSEETFTVLSDEDKQRLEELQLFKNKEASVAIEVIEDTKEKRTIIHQAVKSLFPGLETKTEDRDGKKYIIAYHAAGKKALANPRKHSWPKSRGSYCHFVLYKENKDTMDAINVLSKFLRVKPNIFSYMGTKDKRAITVQEIAVLRITAQRLAHLNKCLMNFKLGNFSYKNHPLKLGELQGNHFTVVLRNITGTDDQIEQAMHSLREIGFINYYGMQRFGTTAVPTYQIGRAILQNNWTEVMDLILKPRPGAEKGYLVKCREEWAKTKDPAAALKKLPVKRCVEGQLLRGLLNYQSYVWNNMVSKRIEEYGLRAVPGDLILKGATAVHIEEGDVDNYTIHDVVMPLPGFDVIYPKHKIGEAYKEMLVADNLDINNMRHKIRDYSLSGAYRKIIIRPQNVNWEVVAYDDPKIPLFTTDLDKLEGKPLPLLPVDGKFRALKMEFSLPPSTYATMAIREVLKMDTSIKNQTQLNTTWLR from the exons ATGGAAGCTGTAGAAATGAATAGTGTGTCCTTGAAACGTCCTCACTCTGAGGATGATGTGGCCAGTGCAGATGAAATTAAAAGACAGAAGATCTTGGAGAAGTCTAAGGCAGGGAGTGACTCTGGGCAGAGTATTGAGACTGTAACAGAACAACTCAAAGACATAAAAAGTGAAATGATCCCCAATGATGAAAgtgaggagcaggaagaagaggaCCTAGGGGACAGTGATGAAGATGGAGATCCAGAGAGCTTTGCAGACATGATGAAGCATGGACTGACAGAAAGCGATGTTGGCATAACTAAATTTGTTAGCTCTCATAAGGGGTTTTCTGGAATCTTAAAAGAGAG ATACTCAGACTTTGTTGTCCATGAAATAGGCAAAGATGGACGTGTGAGCCATTTAGATGACTTTTCTGTTCCAGTGGATGATGAGGTAAATTTTGAG GACCCATCAGAAGAAACATTTACAGTTCTGTCAGACGAAGACAAGCAGCGTTTAGAAGAGCTCCAGCTTTTTAAGAATAAGGAAGCTAGTGTTGCCATAGAG GTAATTGAAGAcaccaaagaaaaaagaaccaTCATCCATCAGGCTGTGAAGTCCTTGTTTCCAGGACTGGAGACTAAAACAGAAGATCGAGATGGAAAGAAATACATTATTGCTTATCATGCTGCTGGGAAAAAAGCATTGGCAA atcCAAGAAAGCACTCGTGGCCAAAATCTAGGGGAAGCTACTGCCATTTTGTACTGTACAAGGAGAATAAGGACACTATGGATGCCATTAATGTCCTATCCAAATTTTTAAG AGTGAAGCCAAACATATTTTCCTACATGGGAACTAAGGATAAAAGGGCTATAACAGTTCAAGAAATTGCTGTTCTCAG AATCACTGCACAAAGACTTGCTCATTTGAATAAATGTTTGATGAACTTCAAATTAGGAAATTTCAGTTACAAGAACCATCCACTGAAATTGGGAGAACTGCAAGGGAACCATTTCACTGTTGTTCTCAG aAACATAACAGGAACTGATGACCAGATAGAGCAAGCAATGCATTCACTCAGGGAAATTGGATTCATTAATTACTATGGAATGCAAAGATTTGGAACCACAGCTGTTCCTACTTATCAAATTGGCAG AGCTATTCTACAGAACAACTGGACTGAAGTAATGGATTTGATATTAAAACCACGACCAGGAG CTGAAAAGGGATACTTAGTCAAATGCAGAGAAGAATGGGCAAAGACTAAAGATCCAGCAGCAGCGCTCAAGAAGCTACCTGTAAAAAGGTGCGTGGAAGGACAACTTCTACGTGGACTCTTAAA CTACCAGAGTTATGTATGGAATAACATGGTGAGCAAGAGAATAGAAGAATACGGGCttagagctgtgccaggagatcTCATACTTAAAGGAG CTACAGCTGTTCACATTGAAGAAGGAGATGTTGATAACTACACTATCCACGATGTAGTGATGCCATTGCCTGGATTTGATGTTATTTATCCAAAGCATAAAA TTGGTGAGGCCTACAAGGAGATGCTGGTAGCTGACAACCTTGATATCAACAACATGAGGCATAAAATCAGAGATTACTCACTTTCTGGAGCATACAGAAAGATTATCATTCGGCCTCAGAATGTCAATTG GGAAGTTGTTGCATATGATGATCCTAAAATCCCATTATTTACTACGGATTTGGATAAACTGGAAGGAAAACCATTACCACTTCTCCCTGTGG ATGGCAAATTCAGGGCACTCAAGATGGAGTTCTCCCTTCCCCCATCCACTTACGCTACCATGGCGATCCGAGAAGTTTTGAAAATGGACACAAGCATAAAAAACCAGACACAACTGAATACTACCTGGTTGCGCTGA
- the LOC131592198 gene encoding RAD50-interacting protein 1-like — protein MASIAVKKKEVTRDLDHCDIPYYVSEFVERELGNDYESLGKLDSLIEKLSENKKHLEEQVLTVSSEVPKRIQNALKNAEDSKNSLSQLLEEETVLSESINSHLLKAEPWMEDLDVLIGQVEEIERHLAYLKWISRIEELSDSIQQYLMTNNVPEAASTLAFMAELDIKLQESSCSHLLAFVRSTVKFWHKILKDKLTSDFEEVLTQLRWPFVGPPQSQTFGLAAPANAPEVYNNLEMLFCQLLKLQTSDELLTKPKQLPEKYPLPPSPPIVLPIQIMLNPLQKRFKYHFTGNKQTNVLNKPEWYLTQVLMWIGNHSKFLDDKIQPILDKAGSSVNAGLEFSRALVMLILEKLAADIPCLLYDDTLFCHLVDEVLLFERELYSVHGYLSSFPSCMHILSEESCFQRWLTVEKKFALQKMDSMLSSEAAWISQYKDITDVDEMKVPDCAETFMTLLLVITDRYKNLPTASRKLQFLGLQKELVDDFRIRLTQVMKEETRASLGFRYCAILNAVNYIATVLADWADNVFFLQLQQAELEVCAESDTVSQLQLGQLASMESSVFDDMINLLERLKHDMLTRQVDHVFREVKDAAKLYKKERWLSLPSQAEQAVMSLSSTACPMLQTLRDRLLQLEQQLCHSLFKIFWQMLAEKVDLYIYQEIIMANHFNEGGAAQLQFDMSRNLFPLFSHYCKRPENYFKHIKEACIILNLNIGSALLLKDVLQSASENESLKPSQPSATAALNELGVYKLSQRDVEILLSLRASWPNTGK, from the exons atggCAAGCATTgctgttaaaaagaaagaagtcaCTAGAGATCTAGACCACTGTGATATTCCATACTATGTTTCTGAATTTGTGGAAAGAGAACTTGGAAATGACTATGAGTCACTGGGAAAGCTAGATAGTCTGATTGAAAAGctatctgaaaataaaaagcacttaGAGGAACAG GTACTTACAGTTTCATCAGAAGTTCCTAAAAGAATTCAGAATGCCTTAAAGAATGCAGAAGATTCCAAAAACTCTCTGAGTCAGCTTCTAGAGGAAGAAACTGTTCTGTCTGAGTCCATCAATAGCCACTTGCTGAAAGCCGAGCCATGGATGGAGGATCTCGATGTACTGATCGGTCAGGTTGAAGAGATCGAGCGACACCTGGCCTACCTCAAGTGGATTTCTCGCATAGAAGAGCTGAG TGATAGCATTCAGCAATATCTGATGACCAACAATGTTCCAGAGGCAGCCAGTACTCTAGCTTTCATGGCAGAACTGGATATTAAACTTCAGGAGTCATCTTGTTCTCATCTTCTTGCTTTTGTGAGATCCACTGTTAAATTCTGGCATAAAATCCTTAAGGACAAATTGACAAG TGACTTTGAGGAGGTACTGACACAGCTCCGCTGGCCCTTTGTGGGGCCGCCTCAGTCCCAGACATTTGGCCTTGCTGCACCAGCCAATGCTCCTGAGGTGTACAACAACTTGGAGATGCTGTTCTGTCAGCTTCTGAAACTGCAAACCTC AGATGAGCTGTTAACCAAACCTAAACAGTTGCCAGAAAAGTACCCCTTACCCCCTTCACCGCCAATTGTCCTTCCGATACAGATCATGCTGAATCCTCTTCAGAAGAGATTCAAGTATCATTTCACTGGAAATAAACAAACCAATGTTCTTAACAAG cCTGAGTGGTATTTAACACAAGTACTTATGTGGATTGGAAATCATTCAAAGTTCCTTGATGACAAAATCCAGCCAATACTGGACAAGGCAGGATCTTCAGTGAATGCTGGG CTTGAATTCTCTCGTGCTCTAGTAATGCTGATTTTGGAGAAGTTGGCTGCTGATATTCCCTGCCTGTTGTATGATGATACACTCTTTTGTCACCTTGTGGATGAGGTACTTCTATTTGAGAGAGAGTTATACAGCGTTCATGGTTATCTTAGCAGCTTTCCCAGTTGCATGCATATTCTGTCAGAAGAATCCTGCTTCCAAAGGTGGctaacagtggaaaaaaaat TTGCTCTTCAGAAGATGGACTCTATGCTTTCATCAGAGGCTGCGTGGATATCACAGTACAAAGATATCACTGATGTAGATGAAATGAAAGTTCCAGACTGTGCTGAAACTTTTATGACTCTCTTGTTAGTTATAACAG ACAGGTATAAGAATCTTCCAACAGCTTCTAGAAAACTCCAGTTCCTGGGCCTACAGAAGGAGTTAGTTGATGATTTCAGGATACGATTAACTCAAGTAATGAAGGAAGAGACAAGAGCTTCCTTAGGATTCCGCTACTGTGCAATCCTTAATGCTGTTAACTATATAGCAACAGTGCTGGCGGACTGGGCTGACAATGTA TTCTtcttgcagctgcagcaggccGAGCTAGAGGTTTGTGCAGAAAGTGACACGGTgagccagctccagctgggacagctggcgTCCATGGAGAGCTCTGTCTTTGATGACATGATCAACCTCCTGGAGCGCCTGAAGCACGACATGCTGACGCGACAAGTAGATCATGTCTTCAGAGAGGTCAAAGATGCTGCAAAGCTGTACAAAAAAGAGAG GTGGCTGTCTTTACCCTCTCAAGCAGAGCAAGCAGTGATGTCTTTGTCGAGCACGGCGTGCCCGATGTTGCAGACACTGCGAGACCGTTTGCTAcaactggagcagcagctctgccactcgCTGTTTAAAATTTTCTGGCAAATGCTTGCAGAGAAAGTGGATTTGTACATCTATCAGGAA ATCATTATGGCAAATCATTTCAATGAAGGAGGAGCAGCACAACTCCAGTTTGACATGAGTCGGAATTTGTTCCCCTTATTTTCACACTACTGCAAGAGGCCAGAAAACTACTTCAAGCA CATAAAAGAAGCCTGCATTATCCTGAACCTGAATATTGGCTCTGCCTTGCTTCTGAAGGATGTCCTACAGTCAGCTTCAGAAAATGAATCATTAAAGCCAAGCCAGCCATCTGCAACAGCAGCACTAAATGAACTTGGAGTTTATAAACTGTCTCAAAGGGATGTTGAGATTCTTCTCAGTTTGAGAGCTAGTTGGCcaaatacaggaaaataa